From Pseudochaenichthys georgianus chromosome 11, fPseGeo1.2, whole genome shotgun sequence, a single genomic window includes:
- the LOC117454834 gene encoding vesicle-associated membrane protein 1-like, whose amino-acid sequence MTTPEGAGADGEGGPAAPAPNLTSNRRLQQTQAQVDEVVDIMRVNVDKVLERDQKLSELDDRADALQAGASQFESSAAKLKNKYWWKNCKMMIMMAVIGVICFGVVFLYFFY is encoded by the exons AT GACGACTCCAGAAGGTGCCGGTGCAGACGGTGAGGGGGGCCCCGCGGCCCCGGCCCCCAACCTCACCAGCAACAGACGACTGCAGCAGACACAGGCACAAGTGGACGAG GTGGTGGACATCATGCGTGTGAACGTGGACAAAGTCCTGGAGAGGGACCAGAAGCTGTCGGAGCTGGACGACCGGGCCGACGCCCTGCAggccggagcctcgcagttcGAGAGCAGCGCCGCCAAACTCAAGAACAAGTACTGGTGGAAAAACTGCAAG ATGATGATCATGATGGCAGTCATTGGTGTAATTTGTTTTGGAGTCGTCTTCT TGTATTTCTTCTACTGA